From one Humulus lupulus chromosome 8, drHumLupu1.1, whole genome shotgun sequence genomic stretch:
- the LOC133796917 gene encoding PRA1 family protein H: MVFSSNPLSLSVPEAAFESWLRDSGYIEVLDQRTSDLHRLSTTAATATTSDTAGNPDSISSTATATATGVFVSLFSSIVTFLSLFTFNPFSKLSSDDFSGQTPSWTAAFVGSFNSYSFPSSPSQARLRVHENVKRYARNYASLFILFFACTLYQMPITLFGLISCLALWDVFKFCSEKWGLDRYPLTRLFLVRVSQCVGVIILMGSNVQMALFCALSISYAAMILHAAFRKLTPAKQRPRGR, translated from the exons ATGGTGTTCTCATCCAACCCACTGTCGCTCAGCGTCCCCGAGGCCGCCTTCGAGTCATGGCTGCGAGACAGCGGCTATATCGAAGTCCTCGACCAGCGCACCTCCGACCTCCACCGCCTTTCCACCACCGCCGCCACCGCAACCACCTCCGACACCGCAGGCAATCCAGATAGCATCTCTTCCACCGCAACCGCCACTGCCACCGGCGTCTTTGTCTCGCTATTCTCTAGCATCGTCACCTTCCTCTCTCTCTTCACCTTCAACCCCTTCTCCAAGCTCTCAAGCGATGACTTCTCTGGGCAGACCCCTTCCTGGACTGCTGCCTTCGTTGGCTCCTTCAATTCCTACTCTTTCCCTTCCTCACCCTCCCAGGCTCGGTTGAGGGTTCACGAGAACGTCAAGCGCTACGCCCGCAACTATGCTTCTCTCTTCATCCTCTTCTTTGCATGTACTCT GTACCAGATGCCAATTACCCTATTTGGATTAATATCATGTTTGGCACTATGGGATGTTTTTAAGTTCTGCAGCGAGAAATGGGGATTGGATCGATATCCGCTTACTCGACTCTTTTTGGTTCGTGTTAGCCAATGTG TTGGTGTAATTATTTTGATGGGTTCAAATGTTCAGATGGCTCTGTTCTGTGCATTGAGCATAAGTTATGCAG CCATGATTCTGCATGCTGCATTTCGGAAGCTGACTCCTGCAAAACAACGGCCTCGGggaagatga